TTGACGAGGCTGAGAAAGTCATTCAACGCTCTGAGGATATCTTGCAAGAACTCCCTATGCAGCGTGAACTCGGCAGCTTTACTATTACGCGCGGTCTTTGTCTGTACCATCGACAGGAGCTTGCCAAGGCGCGACGCTTGGTCGATGAAGGTCTGGAGGTCTTACGAAGCACCAAGTTCGTCCCCCACCTCATTTATGGCACACAAATGATCTTGTTGTTCTTGAAAGACTTCGGCTACGATGCAGAATGGGAGCGCAAATACCAGAAAATCTGGACAGAATTATCCGAAGAGTACAAGTTCGACTACTTGCAAAAAAAGATTCGTGCCATCATCTCATCCACTATCTGATATTCCTCTGACAAATCCCTTTTATCATCGAGTTAACAGATCGATGGAGGGATTTTTTTGTTAAAGGAAAATAGAACGTTTCGCACGCTGTTCATCTCTTACGGACTGTCTACGCTGGGCGATTGGTTTGATTTTATTGCGGTATCCATCCTATTGGGGTTTGTGTGGAAAGTTGATCCGATGACGATGGCCCTCCTGCCCGTTGCTTATGCAGCTCCAAGCATTTTGCTCGGTCAGTTTGCCGGGGTGCTTGCAGATCGGGTGAACAAGGTACGTATGATCATGGCCATGAATATCATTCAGGCTACTCTCACTCTGCTCCTGCTTGCCATGCCCACTCCGCTCTGGTTCCTGGTGGTCGTTGCCCTGCGTTCGGGTGCCTCTGTTTTCAATGATCCGGCGCAACAGACCTTGACGCGTCAGATCGTACCTGAGAAGCAATTGTTACAAGCCTCTGCTTTGAATGGAGCCGTATACCAGATGGGGAAATTGATTGGTCCACTTGCCGGAGGATTGGTAGCGGCGGTTTTTGCCCCCGCCATTTGTCTGATGGTTAATGCTTCGACATTCCTTCTCTCTACTGGATTTCTGTTCACGATTCGTAAAGTGGAGAATACGTTGTCTCGTACATCCGTAGAAGAGCAGCCTCTCCCTTATCGTCAAGCATGGCAAGAAGGCTGGCGCATCTTTTTGCAAAACCGTGTCCTGTTGTTCAGCACGATCTTCGCAACCATTACCTCCTTGGCGATTCAGTTGGCGGATACACAGTTTCCCGTGATCTTCCGCGAGAAGCTGCCCGACCATCCGGAAATGCTCGGGTTTACGGTCAGTGTCATTGGATTAGGCGCACTTGTCACCGTCACCTGTCTCCATCGCTTAAAAGAGATTCGTTCCTATGGCTGGGTGCTGGGCGGTGGCGTTTTGCTCATCGGAATTAGTTTTTCGTGGATTGGTTTTTTTCAGCCAGGTAATGGCATGTATTGGTTGCTGATTCCTGCTATATTGGCTGGAGTCGGAACAGGTTTGACTTCGATCGGCGCCAATTATCTGGTACAAAAAGAAAGTCCCCCGCAAGCACTAGGCCGCGTGAGGGGAATTATCGATTCATTGACGAGCGCCACTTTCATTATTGCTCCGTTGCTCGGTGGCGTCATTATGACCATCTGGGGTCCAAACACCGCTTTTTTATGGGTCGGAATGTTAATCGCTACGATTGGCGGAGGCGCTGTCCTCTTACAGCGCTGGATTTGGGGGAAACGAACAAAAGACGTGACTGTCTCGACAGCTACAGCTGGATCGGAACGAGCCGGATAATTTTATCGTCCCCTTCTCTGTTGAGTAGCATCTAGGTGCCAATGTCGTATTACCGCTTTGCAGGAGGGGGTTTTCATCCCCTCTTTTTGCTGTTCACCAGAAATGACCGGCCTGTCATAACATAGGGATAATGAGTCGGACCGATTTGATTTACCAGAGAGGCCTTTCCGTTTTTCTTTATCTTTCTTCTTTTGATGCCTTTCAAATGTTGACTGAAGCCGCGTAGGAAGAAGCGGATTTCCAGTCCAAGCGCCTCTGGAGCCCTACCCAGCGAAGGAATGAATGTCGGGGGTTTTCAGCTTCAACCTCTGAAAATTCATCCTCGAACCTCTACTTTTGAAGCGCTCCCGACATTCATTCCGTAGCGAACAGTCCCCGCCTCCCTGCAGGGCGTAGGCCGAAGCGTAGACTGGAAATCCGCTTCTTCCCTCCACCACAGCCCTTCCCTATTCACCAAAAATGGCAAAAAAAAAAATTGGTCCCCATTGAACCAATTAACGAAAAGACCTACTCGATTTTCACTTGTCTTCGTTCCTCGATTTGTCGATGCAAAATGTACTTTCGCAGATTGTGAAAATGACGTGCATTGATTCCTTTGATCGTACAGCCGTAAAAATAGTTCGGACCCTCTATTCGTTCATGAATGATAACCAGGTCCGTTTTTACTACCCCATCCGGGCGATTGCGACCATACAATTCAAAGGAAAAGACGATTTGCTGATCCGCAGGAATCTGTTTGTCTGAGCGGAATGCCAAGCCCCCCAAGCTCAAATTCACCAAGTACACCATTTGACTATAGACGGAAAAAAAGGAGTCTGGCTCCTGCGTCGGATACTGGATCCAGCCCTTAACCTCCATGTCAAAACGGGGATAGCGTCTGCGCTGCTCCCGAAACTCAGTAGCTGTTGGAGAGTGGAACAAAAACACTCGATTTTTGTCTTTAGCCACGACTACGGCTTCAAACGTATTGATCGTTTCATAGTCAGCCGTCAATAGACAAGGGATCTGATCCCCTACTGTGACATCCAATGGGCTGGGAAATACGGCTTCGATCAAGTCCCCTTCTTCATAGGTAACAAGACCTTCTATCACTCGATTCCCTTTTCTAATTTGTATTATGCTTTCCATCTGCGTTCTCCACCACTTCGCACAATTATATTACCGGGATTTCCGAAATCTTTACCTGGATGCTTTTCGCGGAAAATAAGGTATAATGGGAACATTGACAGATAGGAGGTTACAGACCGATGAATCGTTATCAATTGGTAACACTGGCTTTGGCATTTTTGGTAACCGCCTGTCTCATCGGAGTTGGCATTGCCATTGGGGAAAAAAGCCCCCTCGGCATCCTTGGCTGTATCGTTGTTGCCTTCTCGTTGATGGGATTTGGCTTTTCGTACAAGCGCAAGCATATGCGCTAACCTCTTCTCCGTTATCGCCGTACAAGCAAACTGTTCACATAAAACAGGACAGAGGGCAAGCCCTTCGCCTGCTTCAGTAGTTGTCTAGCGATAGTATAAATGTGTGGCTGGCTCCGATTTACCTTGCGATCCGCGAGATAAAACGCGACTAGCCCGTCCACGATCATACGGTGAAATGCAGGATTTGGCAAGCGTTTAACGCTTGCCTTTGCTTGTTTTATGAAAAGCTTCAAGCGTTCAATCGCTATTCGTTCCGAATCGTAGTAGCTCACGAAGTTTAAATCTCCACCCATTTTATCTTCTTCCAGGTCAATTAAATAGTCCAATAAAATATGTAACCCGCACAGCCACGGAAAGTAAGCTTCACTTACCGTTTGAATTTGCTCTTCCCCTACATCTGGATCAGTCGCCAAACAAAAAAGAGCGAATATCCCGATCGTCGAGCCTGTGACAGCCGCAAATTCTTGCCAGTGCAAATCGTGATAGCGTTCCTTATACTGATCCCACCACGTCAACAAGTGATCCTCGCGCAAATGGGGAGCAA
The window above is part of the Brevibacillus antibioticus genome. Proteins encoded here:
- a CDS encoding MFS transporter, whose protein sequence is MLKENRTFRTLFISYGLSTLGDWFDFIAVSILLGFVWKVDPMTMALLPVAYAAPSILLGQFAGVLADRVNKVRMIMAMNIIQATLTLLLLAMPTPLWFLVVVALRSGASVFNDPAQQTLTRQIVPEKQLLQASALNGAVYQMGKLIGPLAGGLVAAVFAPAICLMVNASTFLLSTGFLFTIRKVENTLSRTSVEEQPLPYRQAWQEGWRIFLQNRVLLFSTIFATITSLAIQLADTQFPVIFREKLPDHPEMLGFTVSVIGLGALVTVTCLHRLKEIRSYGWVLGGGVLLIGISFSWIGFFQPGNGMYWLLIPAILAGVGTGLTSIGANYLVQKESPPQALGRVRGIIDSLTSATFIIAPLLGGVIMTIWGPNTAFLWVGMLIATIGGGAVLLQRWIWGKRTKDVTVSTATAGSERAG
- a CDS encoding PilZ domain-containing protein yields the protein MESIIQIRKGNRVIEGLVTYEEGDLIEAVFPSPLDVTVGDQIPCLLTADYETINTFEAVVVAKDKNRVFLFHSPTATEFREQRRRYPRFDMEVKGWIQYPTQEPDSFFSVYSQMVYLVNLSLGGLAFRSDKQIPADQQIVFSFELYGRNRPDGVVKTDLVIIHERIEGPNYFYGCTIKGINARHFHNLRKYILHRQIEERRQVKIE
- a CDS encoding YlaF family protein, which produces MNRYQLVTLALAFLVTACLIGVGIAIGEKSPLGILGCIVVAFSLMGFGFSYKRKHMR
- a CDS encoding tetraprenyl-beta-curcumene synthase family protein; this encodes MSELRNPWQLLYRVYRHVQPVLEREFAAWYKRAEAIPNPELRKQAQDSMNSKKFHCQGGCVYAAQVIPHVETIVPLIVAYQTISDYLDNLCDRSTSLDPQDFRQLHVSMQDALTPGAPLRDYYMYREDKDDGGFLAGLVQTCQKHVAQLPAYEKIQAKILEFSCLYSDLQVYKHIAPHLREDHLLTWWDQYKERYHDLHWQEFAAVTGSTIGIFALFCLATDPDVGEEQIQTVSEAYFPWLCGLHILLDYLIDLEEDKMGGDLNFVSYYDSERIAIERLKLFIKQAKASVKRLPNPAFHRMIVDGLVAFYLADRKVNRSQPHIYTIARQLLKQAKGLPSVLFYVNSLLVRR